The genomic window ACATCAGAGCTGACTGCAATCCTTCATGTCAGACCAACTCAGCTGTTTTAACATGAGCTAATGAAGCTGAGCTCGACACAAATACTTTTGTCAAAACCtttgaaatacaaatacagaggtcttGATTCAGTCATTTGCAGTGTCAGGACATCACTAATGCTTTCTCTGCTCTTTGATGTTTTAGGAGTCCTTGCCTGGGTCACAGTGAACTTCCTCACAGGTAAGACATTGCTTGTGTTTTGTTACGTTGGTGTTGGTGGTCAGCACGCTCATATCTGTGGGCCTGTGTACACATAGAGCTGTCTCCTGAATGAGGTTAGGAGTCTGAATCACTGGCCCCAAGCAGATCACGAAAACAAGTGATGTTCCCTCACATGTTTTGCACAGATGAGCTGCCTTCAGAATGTAGGCATTATAGTCCTGCAGTAGTGTCTCtgcaagtaaaaagtaaaagtattattttgtgCCACAGGGCACCTGTATTCCAATACTCGAAGGACAGTGGGCATCTTGGACTTGGGTGGAGGATCAACACAGATCACTTTCCTTCCAAAGTCAAAGGTACTGTATGTAAAATTACGTATGAACCGTttacattaaatacattaaacaaaTGCATTCATCAATATACTGTTTATCCAACAGAAAACAATCCAGTCTGCTCCCTCATCTTACATTGCTAATTTTAACCTGTTCAACCACACCTATCAGCTGTACACGCATAGGTAAGTTTCCCATTTTTATCATTTGCCATATAGTATGTTAAGTAAAAATCTTCTTATCACAGTTATTTGGGAAATGGACTGGTTGCTGCTCGCCTGTCTGCTGTGGGAGCTTTAGGAGCAGATGGTAAGTACAACATATATTCCACTTGGAGCATCATTTTAAGTGGTAACTTATATTTGTGTTCCCAGGTGTGGATTGGAAAGTCTTCACTAGTCCCTGTCTTCCAAAAAGAGTCAGAGAAGAATTAAATTTTTCAGGAACCACCTACAAAGTTAGCGGGATTCCAGACGGTAAGATAAAAGCTCTGAGGTTTGATTGCTTTCCCAGACCATTGGATCCAACTATTCCAGCATTCCTTTCTCTCATTTGAACACAATagaatacagtacaatacagtcTAAGATGAGAATGTTTAGCCGCTGAAGTTTTTGAAACCTTGGCGCCAAACGCATGTTTTGTCATCTTGTGACTCTTTATCTTCCCTCTTGAACAATTACATTGCAGCAAACCTTGtgtttaaaagaaaagaaaactgtcAGTTAGCTTCACAAATAAGGCAGTCACTCCCATACCACAGTCCAGTAGCCAAAAGATGCAGGGCTTGTTCCAGAGTTGTTACTTTTTTGTGTAGCGAGTGGCTTGATCTGAACCGCTCACAATTATGTGGTAAAAATAGGCAGGCCATCAGGGCAGCTCTAACTGCTACTCTTGTCAGCACATGGTTTCTTGAGCACAAATGAGCCAACCTTCTCCACACAGTTCCCGCGAGCCTGTGAACCCAGAGCTACTGGGGCTTCCCTGGGTATGCTCACACGAGCCCCTCAGCTTTACCCCTTGGTTAACCTCAGCTCCGTCTACTGGCTCTCATCATCACATTCCAGCCACTGCTGCTGCAATGCACCTCCAACTGGCGGTTTCCTCCAGTCCATTTTCAGTGTGGGTTACATCATTCTTTTTTCTGTGCTCTCAGGCTATGCTGGCTATAAGCTGTGCTACTATGAAATGATGAGGGTTATCAAAGGCATAGTGCACCAGCCCTATGAACTGAAAGGCAGCAGCCTCTTCTATGCCTTCTCCCACTACTTCGACAGAGCAAATGAATCCGGCCTCATCGGTAAGCGGACACACTGTGTACAAATCAATTCATCATAATTCTCATATTTTTCTATAACTGGAATTTGTGTTTTCTCAGATAGCAGAGGTGGAACTGTGGAAGTCAGAGATTTCAAGAAGAAGGCCAAAGAAGGTACTAATTACATCTACTGACAAAAGTAATTAACATGTAAGAATGATTGTCATTAGCACTGCAATACTTCACATACCACCAAATAGCTACTATGTAACATGTGAATGTACAGCTAATGCAGTGTGGTAACAGATGGGCAGCTTTATTATGAGATAACATGGAATAGACAGGTTTGTTCCATCAACCCTGCCCCTGTGCTCTCCATTACCCTCCATGTATTCATCTATAATTCAATTCAAAACTCTGTAACACCAACGTATTTTCATatcattttcttttcatttctaGTGTGCAACAAGATGTCAAAATACCGTACCATCAGCCCATTCCTCTGTATGGATCTAACATACATCACTTGTCTTTTAAAAGAAGGCTTTGGCTTTAAGGACAACACAAAGCTACATGTAAGTGCAAGAGTATTACAAATGTTGATAAAGTTTTATTAGAGAACAGTAACTTACTGTAGACCCTTTTCATCCCCTTCATAGCTCGCCAAGAAAGTTAACAATGTGGAAACAAGTTGGGCTCTTGGGGCCACCTTTGATTACTTTAGAAACCTGAACATCCACTAAAGCCCACGGCTGTGACTGCAGCTGGCACTGAGAGGGACCCTCACTGGGGCTACCTCCGCCCTCCTCCACCAGATGTCCCACCATACACAGCCTCACATGTCCAAGAACTGTTGAAGAGAAATcgctatattttttataatgccAGCTGTTTCTACTGTACCAGAACCATTGggtttatttgaaaatatttttgtaaaacgtttacattaatgatttctcttAGATGTTTGAACATGAAATGCTATTCACATGCCTGTGTGGTCCTAGTTTAGGATCGGTACAGTCAGGGTGACATTCTGGTTGATTTCTGTGGTTTGGTGTGCAAAGATAAATGCAGTAAAATTTGTTAAAATGCCAGATACTGAGAGGGAGCCAACGTTTTTACAAGTCATTTATCTTTGAGGGCATGGCAGGAATCATTAGATAATACAAACTAAAATCTTAAACTTtgcacaaaacacttttatCACAGAATGTTTTTGAGACACAAAGTTACAGAGTTGTTCGATTTTAAAGAGCTTCACCATGACGCTTCCTCACAGAACAATTTCTTCTATGCTTCAAAGCTTGTATTTTGAAGTAAGGCCAGTTTACTTTGTTTGGTCTAGAAGGAAGCACTCCTCTTCACAGTTGTTATGTTGTAGTGCCTTTAACTACCATGTTTTAAGCCAGAGAAATTAAGAGGAAATGGCAaatgatgcacattttaaaggcTTTCTTGGTGTGCATAGTTGCACCTGGTTTTGTTAAAGAGTTATGAAACTATATTATGAACTGTACACATGTTAAATAACTGAAATGACTTAAACTAGAATATACCTTCTTGTGCAGCTGCCTCTCCTTCGCCGTCTTTTCAGTATTTCACACCCTAATAACTACTGCTGTATATACTTAAtgtatttgtaaaatataatgacTTGACAAGAATGGCTTTTGCATTCCTCAACAAATGGCTTTTTCATAAActaacatttttaaattcagATGTGTACATTATACatctttgttttaataaattttAAATTAATACACTTAATCTTCTGTCTTTTCATTTttcaaacaaagaaacattCAGTGAGAACAAAATAGAATTTTATTTACATTCAGTTGGAGTAGTTGGATGAAGAAGCACATTACTTACTGGCAAAGGCCATGATCTGCTCCTGTAAGAAGCAAAGGAGACAGTAAAGTCAAAGCCTCAGTAACCTCTCCTAGTGCTGTTAAACTCAGTGTCCTCAGACCTGAGCTGCTTGCACTGAATCACtgttaaaaatggaaaaagtgtCACGTTTAACTTTGTACTCTCAATAAAGCCTCTCTACAGCCTGTTAAAGTTGTGCTGGTCTGAATCACTTAGTAGGAAATAAAGCTATTTCATATGAGTGGTCAGTAATAAAAGGGGTGTGAAAACACAAGCTAACACCACTGTCCACTGCCCCTGGGCCAGCCCTGCACCCCACCCACACACTTTTGGTAACAGTAAATTTGGGGCTAAACTTAGATGCCATAGTAGTAGGTTCAGAACACTAGAAATTATAGACACAGCTTGAGTAAAGCTCTGTGTAATCAGAAAGAGGGTGGGGCTTAATGTGACAggtggtcatgtgatgtgagCTTACTTTGAGTGTTGGGAGCATGTTGGTGGCCTGCAGGCCAAAGGTGCGAAGGAGCACCAACGGAGCAGCGTCATTGGAGTACAGGCGCTTCATCAGGTCTATGGCAGCCATCATGGGCAGGTTGTGCCTTTGCCTCTCAGTTTCATATTCCAGGAGGTGCTGCATAGCTcctgcaaacaaaaaacaccatttGCACTGTGCATATGATATTATGCCTTAAACATTTCAATAATGACTAATAAGAGAACAACTCTTTTTTAACTCAGTAATTAAATATGTACATTAAATCAGAGAAAATCTTTGTAAGGAAAAGAGCTTAAAAACAGTGAACATCCGCTGCTGTGTTTCTGTGTAGCACTGACCTAAGTCCTTCCCGTTAAAAGCTGCTTGGCTCAGGATATGTGTGAGGCACGCCACATCCCCAAAGCCCAGGTTGACTCCCTGACCTGCCAGTGGGTGCACTCGATGGGCAGCATCCCTGTATAGACAAACATGTATTGAGGTCACTGTCATTTTTAACTATTGCATGAATTTCACCTATTTTTTCCATACCCAATTAGAGCAACACGGTGCCTGATATACTCTGATGCATGCCCCATGCCAAGGGGGAACATGACCCGGGTTTTTGGGCCTATAGCGGCAACACTGGGAGGAAGCTGTCGGGGGGATCCTGCAGAAGGCATGAGAGCTGACAGGGCAGTGCGAAACATAGAGCCAGCCGTCTCCACCAGGTCAGACTGGTTCTCATTACTCCACTGTGGCATAGGGGCACAttcaaagacaaagagagaaaacagCCATTATCCTTCTGTGGACACACAAATTAGCTGACATATGAGCAAAGCTGAACTCCAGGCCAGGGAAAGTTTTTTTCTGTAACTAACTGGTTTGGCAGGGCACAGTGAGCCTGGCTAATTAAAAGAAGATGCCGGCCAGGCTATACAGTCGAATTAGCTCTGTTTGAAAAACATTCCATGCAGTAATGGTCGACACTGGGAGACCACAGGTTTAATTAGGCCAGGCTTGAAACCTAACGTGACTCAACCGTGGTGACCCTGTCCATCAGCAAAATCAGTAAAAATAGCCAGCTTGGGAAAAGGACTTTTGTCTAAACAGAAGAATTGAAAGGTACACCCTGACCTCAGAAAAATATGACTATGGTGTAAAGATGGGTCAAACAATGACAGCTGTGTTTGGGGGATTCACCTCAGCTGTTCAGCGTGAGTAACCTGTGAGTAAACAGAAATGTAGCAACTTTCTGCTGGCACATGGAAACTGTGAGACTTTATATTGctataaaatgacatttctcacAAAGGCAGAGTTGACTGCGTCCACAAAGCTCTCCTCGTCCAGCTGCAGCAGCTCCTCCGCGAGGCGATGGCTGGTGGACCACACCAAAGAGCTCTCAGAGTCCGACAGCTGTTGTGAACATTAATGCTGAGGCATTATCTGGACTAATAACACAATGAAATGACAGATTTGCAAGGAGAACTAGAGCTGTAAAAGCTGTTTTACCGGTAGCATTGCTATGGGTCCAGTTGGGAGGAACCTCTGCCATGCAACATTGTTTTCTGTGGGCTATCAAATGCATAAATCAAAGATCTTTTattgcacacacacattaattACACATTAAGCACATGTAAACAAGGTCTTAGACAGACAGTTGCTGAGTAGAAGCATTGTTCTTTACTTTATGACAATGCCATTTTAAGATTACCAGCACAATTGAAGACTAAAGTAGGAATATTCAAATGACTTGAGACACtgtacataataataatcaggaAGAATGCAAACTATATTTACCTCAGACAGGCGCaacacagcaacaacagcagactGGTCATAATTCCACTTGACTGTGGGAATTCCTAATGCCCGCCTCACCATTGAGTTTTGCCCATCAGCACcaatctgagaaaaaaaaagaaacagaaaaacataaaacagggaATATGAAGTATCGCAGGATTTAATCAAAAAGACTGACAAGCAGCTTTGTCTGCAGAGTCTCGCCACTGGCTAGTGTGACCTGAACCCATGGGATCGACTCAACTGCCTGATGTGGCATTGGCCATGTGTACTTCACCACTTTAGACCTGTACTTCACTTGCACATTATCTGTTGAAAAGCAGAAACATAGCCATTGtcaaattttttttacatataatgtTTTAATTCAGTGCCTGTAACAGAAACACAATGGAGAAACAACTGAAGATCTTTGAACCACATCATAAATGGCCGATTTTCCAAGCTGGTATAAGGTTGCAACTTAAGTTCACATAAAACATGTTGAATGATTTTGGCACAGCTCATGCACTTTCTGACAGCTAATCTACAGTTGCCCTCCTGACTCCTGTTACCTGGAATCAGTAGCTgactttttcatagttttgaaTCAGAATGCATGTGAAGGAAAATGGGGGACTGTGTTACAGAGTAACTGTAGCTGCGCGGAAAAAGCTTTCATCTACCACACTGTGTATGCAACAACACCCTCGCTCAAATGAGTAAAGAGTGGACAAGCGAGAGGCACATGAGGTAAAAACGTGCAGTGACCACAATTCCACAATTTGGCACCAAAAGtcaaaaagtgtttataaataTGCCACTCTGGCTGTCAAGCAGTTACGCTTTTTTTGTCAACCTCACAAAAGAGGGTCTAATGTGGACAAGAATGGAGCAGCAATCTGtacatttgaatgtatttagaGATGCTGAACACATGGCAGCTTTAAATAAGTCCCTGGATCTCACGTGGCCTCATTGTGTTTGCCACAGTGCTTTGAGTTCTACATTTTAATTGAACTATAGGAAAAACTCCAGCTCCAGTGGTTCTGCAAGTCTCAAATAGAGTTCAccacaaataataaacaaaatgtgaGGACAGCATGAAATAAATATGGTGGGATGTAGCCAACATGCCCAACAAACCCAGAGTTTATGATAGAAAGTGTGCTTACTTACCAGATAAACTGTCCAGCTGTTTAGTGAGGGCTGCCACAACTACGTCATTCTCCACAATGTATGCCATCTCATCCTCCAGGTTGTCCTTATCGAA from Periophthalmus magnuspinnatus isolate fPerMag1 chromosome 22, fPerMag1.2.pri, whole genome shotgun sequence includes these protein-coding regions:
- the coq6 gene encoding ubiquinone biosynthesis monooxygenase COQ6, mitochondrial, encoding MHKLAKTTLALNGVARCLFAERWLTTPKSVCRGFVCAQQNNSDGQDDVYDVIISGGGMVGSAMACSLGMDPNLEDKRILLLEAGHKNVMDSVPDTYSTRVSSISPGSATLLASVGAWEHITNMRCKPYKKMQVWDACSDALIIFDKDNLEDEMAYIVENDVVVAALTKQLDSLSDNVQVKYRSKVVKYTWPMPHQAVESIPWVQVTLASGETLQTKLLIGADGQNSMVRRALGIPTVKWNYDQSAVVAVLRLSEPTENNVAWQRFLPTGPIAMLPLSDSESSLVWSTSHRLAEELLQLDEESFVDAVNSAFWSNENQSDLVETAGSMFRTALSALMPSAGSPRQLPPSVAAIGPKTRVMFPLGMGHASEYIRHRVALIGDAAHRVHPLAGQGVNLGFGDVACLTHILSQAAFNGKDLGAMQHLLEYETERQRHNLPMMAAIDLMKRLYSNDAAPLVLLRTFGLQATNMLPTLKEQIMAFASK
- the entpd5a gene encoding ectonucleoside triphosphate diphosphohydrolase 5 translates to MCAYLHPAANTMVSVRLLLSVCVWLLFGSHSTQATYYRHHRYIPIYYRYREHSANTENLLPEASNPAPRVPTYPRVPEVFHPAPEPIHPIPEAFNPVPEVVHPAAPEPYRPPEIPQPAPPALSPISMSRVFHGIMFDAGSTGTRIHIYKFIQKDPVELPVLDNEMFHAVKPGLSSYKDNPEEGGNTIRQLLKIAKKTVPEEDWRRTPVVLRATAGLRLLPQEQASRLLKEVKEVFDESPFFVPNNSVSIMPGTNEGVLAWVTVNFLTGHLYSNTRRTVGILDLGGGSTQITFLPKSKKTIQSAPSSYIANFNLFNHTYQLYTHSYLGNGLVAARLSAVGALGADGVDWKVFTSPCLPKRVREELNFSGTTYKVSGIPDGYAGYKLCYYEMMRVIKGIVHQPYELKGSSLFYAFSHYFDRANESGLIDSRGGTVEVRDFKKKAKEVCNKMSKYRTISPFLCMDLTYITCLLKEGFGFKDNTKLHLAKKVNNVETSWALGATFDYFRNLNIH